Sequence from the Herpetosiphon gulosus genome:
GATGTTGGGCGACAACGGAATAATAACGAAGATAATTTGGCATGGCGACATGCCGATGAACGCAGTTTTGGCACCAAATTGGTCAACGGGGTAACCGAACTTTTCGCCAAAATTCGCGGCGGTGGCGCAACTGGGTTTAGTGTCAAGATCGAGCATAAATTGCTGGCTAGCCATGGTCGGCTGTATGTTGTCGCCGATGGGGTCGGCGGTAACGACGATGGTGAGTTGGCTAGCCGCGCCGTTGTCGAATATACGACCAAGTTTTTCTATAATAGCGACCCCAAAAGCTACAAAAGCAAACAAGATCAACTAAATGCGGCAATTCAATATGCCACCAAAATGGTTTATAAAGAGGCTGGCAATACCAACCGCGCCTCAACCTTAGTGTTGGCATTGGTTTGGGATGAAGGCACACTTCGCAAGATTATTTTCTCGAATGTTGGCGATAGCAAAGGCTATTTGTTCCGCGCCAACAACACCGAATATGATCGTGCAGTCCAAACCAAAGATCATGTCAACGCCATGAACAAAAGCCTCTGGCAATCCATGGGCGACCCCGAGGTAACGCCTCACTTCAGCGATGAACTGGTTTTGGGCAAAGATGATGTGATTGTGTTGTGCTCAGACGGGCTTTCCGATGGGGTGCAGGCTGAAGAAATTGGCAAAATTGCCACCCGCAATGCTCCCCAAAATGCGACAACTGAGTTGATCAGCCTTGCTAATGAGCGCGGCGGCCACGATAACATCACCAATGTGGTGGTGCGTAACGGCCCTGCGCCAATTCAATGGGGAGCCTTAGGCGGGATTTTGGGAGTTGTGCTCTTGGTTGCGGCCCTCTTGGGTGGGATTGTGTTTATCGGTGGTGATGATGTCCCATCCGGTACCAGTGGACGCAACGCGATTAGCATTCCAACCAGACCAATCATTACAATGGTCGATGGTTCGTTTGCCACGGTGACCTTGCCTGCTGAGACCGCTACGGCTGAAGCGCTTTTAATTCAGCAAGCGACCGAAAATCCAGTGCCAACCGATACTTTAGTGCCGCAAGCGACCAGCGCACCTGGTACAAACCCAACTGCACGGCCAGCAGCAACAACAGCGCCAACCAATCGGCCAGCAGCGACAAACCCACCAGTGGTGCAGCCAACTACTCCACCAGTGGTAATCCAACCGACCAACCCACCAGCCCCAGGCGATCGCGATGGCGATGGCTTTACTGACGATGTTGATGGTTGTCCTGATGTGGCAGGCCCAAACAATGGTTGTCCAGCACCAGTTGAGCCAACTCAACCACCAGCCGTCGGCGATAGCGATGGCGATACGATTCCTGATGATCGTGATGCTTGT
This genomic interval carries:
- a CDS encoding protein phosphatase 2C domain-containing protein is translated as MSQAANLPNLVVYGQSDVGRQRNNNEDNLAWRHADERSFGTKLVNGVTELFAKIRGGGATGFSVKIEHKLLASHGRLYVVADGVGGNDDGELASRAVVEYTTKFFYNSDPKSYKSKQDQLNAAIQYATKMVYKEAGNTNRASTLVLALVWDEGTLRKIIFSNVGDSKGYLFRANNTEYDRAVQTKDHVNAMNKSLWQSMGDPEVTPHFSDELVLGKDDVIVLCSDGLSDGVQAEEIGKIATRNAPQNATTELISLANERGGHDNITNVVVRNGPAPIQWGALGGILGVVLLVAALLGGIVFIGGDDVPSGTSGRNAISIPTRPIITMVDGSFATVTLPAETATAEALLIQQATENPVPTDTLVPQATSAPGTNPTARPAATTAPTNRPAATNPPVVQPTTPPVVIQPTNPPAPGDRDGDGFTDDVDGCPDVAGPNNGCPAPVEPTQPPAVGDSDGDTIPDDRDACPNEPGDPSRNGCPKPVEQPTERPTNTPRPTEQPTTPPDPPTNTPRPTDPPLPTPVPPPLP